A stretch of Cryptococcus decagattii chromosome 7, complete sequence DNA encodes these proteins:
- a CDS encoding pre-mRNA-splicing factor SYF1 has product MASTSLVDTLTSYFPLTLPIPTPITHPHLIPPADLPVEEDLLHNPENLRSWLSYIHNVKEKIAADEPAKSGVISPEEEILGPLASKNARDGLQRLVSIYERAIAVFPTSYKLWKAYYLTRQSYVLGELTNDAKEARSQQAKRGAAYKTNVRELLDGAEEAHEWTGGLDPVVGYAEWRSLIAAGERMIMCLPNLPIPWLLHLGVLLHPKCPSVFKNGSYARRTFDRALRTLPPSLHGRVWGLYLRWAEVVGGDAGERVWRRYLKVDPSLTERHITYLLEADEPRPLAAAKYLLSIARRAQQNLYSSLEGKSPYQLFVDFLELVEKYADQIGMDEEETLELQKTKCTVEEKINGEQPPVEEQEQQSQDEPASVNGRLMRIAGPPVPLEQGKLFKPTNAASAQAPTQLAYDEDTDPSNSRLLDVEGIVERDGLQVYKDQAGRLWTGLATYWIKKGEFERASATFEKGLAAVVTIRDFTQIFDAYAEFSETMISTLMDALADEDNLEDEDFDAEETEQELDERMKSFEELMDRRPFLVNDVLLRRNPNEVVEWEKRIALHGDDDAKVVETYVKALDIINPRKATGPLYPLYVNFAKFYEEGGSKDDNGEPKNEPDLKQARKIFERAVKVPFKAVDELAEVWCEWAEMELRNENYEEAIRLMQRATTVPKNTKINYYDDNIPPQSRLFKSLKLWSYYSDLEESIGTVESTKAVYDKIMELKIANAQVIVNYATFLEENKYFEESFKVYERGIELFHFPIAFEIWNIYLSKFVKRYGGKKLERARDLFEQALENCPEKFCKPLYLMYAKLEEEHGLAKRAMGIYDRAASTVQDSDKFEMYTIYIAKATANFGLPATRPIYERALESLPDKQTAEMCRRFARMERKLGEIDRARAIYAHASQFCDPRIEPEFWQEWNDFEIDTGSEDTFREMLRIKRAVQASFNTETSFIAAQAAAASKGTEKPTDASAQEAQEAADPMAAMERELNTVGADGARKGGAPAFVASTLNKTNVNGIDEEGKEAGEVANPDAIVMDEDEF; this is encoded by the exons ATGGCATCCACATCCCTCGTAGACACCCTTACGTCCTACTTCCCACTCACgctccccatccccacccCCATCACCCATCCACACCTCATTCCTCCCGCAGACCTCCCTGTCGAAGAAGACCTCCTGCACAACCCGGAAAACCTCCGTTCATGGCTTTCCTACATCCACAACGTTAAGGAAAAAATCGCTGCCGATGAGCCTGCCAAGAGTGGCGTGATTTCCCCCGAGGAAGAGATCCTTGGGCCATTGGCGAGCAAGAATGCGCGAGACGGATTGCAGCGATTGGTATCAATCTACGAGCGAGCCATCGCCGTTTTCCCAACCAGCTACAAGCTCTGGAAAGCGTATTACCTTACCCGCCAATCCTACGTGCTAGGAGAACTTACCAATGATGCCAAAGAAGCACGATCTCAGCAGGCCAAGCGCGGTGCCGCGTACAAGACCAACGTTCGAGAGCTCTTAGACGGAGCCGAAGAAGCCCACGAGTGGACAGGTGGTCTTGACCCCGTGGTCGGTTATGCCGAATGGAGAAGCTTGATTGCGGCTGGTGAAAGGATGATCATGTGTCTTCCCAACTTGCCAATTCCATGGCTTCTTCATTTGGGCGTCTTATTGCATCCTAAATGTCCTTCTGTTTTCAAGAACGGCTCGTACGCGAGGAGGACGTTTGATAGGGCGTTGAGAACATTGCCTCCCAGTCTGCACGGAAGGGTCTGGGGCCTGTATCTCCGCTGGGCCGAGGTTGTTGGCGGAGACGCTGGTGAGAGAGTCTGGAGAAGGTACCTCAAG GTCGATCCGAGCTTAACAGAACGACACATCACCTATCTTCTCGAAGCTGATGAGCCTCGTCCTCTGGCGGCTGCCAAATACCTTCTTTCCATCGCTCGTCGTGCTCAACAAAATCTCTACTCTTCTCTGGAAGGCAAATCTCCTTACCAACTGTTTGTCGACTTTTTGGAGCTCGTGGAAAAGTACGCCGATCAGATCGGTATGGACGAAGAGGAAACACTCGAGTTGCAAAAGACAAAATGTACagtggaggaaaagatTAACGGGGAGCAGCCGCCGGTTGAAGAACAGGAGCAGCAGTCTCAGGATGAGCCTGCTAGCGTCAATGGCCGTCTGATGCGCATTGCAGGACCTCCTGTCCCACTTGAGCAAGGAAAACTCTTCAAACCTACCAATGCCGCATCAGCCCAAGCTCCCACTCAATTGGCCTACGATGAAGATACCGATCCATCAAACTCTCGACTACTTGATGTGGAAGGTATCGTCGAGAGAGATGGTCTCCAGGTCTATAAGGACCAAGCTGGTCGATTGTGGACCGGTTTGGCTACCTATTGGATTAAGAAAGGAGAATTTGAAAGGGCGTCTGCGACGTTTGAGAAGGGTCTTGCAGCTGTGGTGACTATTCGAGACTTCACCCAGATTTTCGACGCCTACGCCGAATTCTCGGAGACCATGATCTCCACACTCATGGACGCTCTTGCTGACGAGGATAaccttgaagatgaagacttTGATGCAGAAGAGACTGAACAGGAGTTGGATGAGCGAATGAAGAGTTTTGAGGAGTTAATGGACCGCCGACCATTCCTTGTCAACGATGTGCTCCTCCGTCGAAACCCGAACGAAGTTGTCGAGTGGGAAAAGCGTATCGCCCTTCATGGCGATGATGACGCCAAAGTCGTTGAAACATATGTCAAGGCACTCGATATTATCAACCCCCGAAAAGCCACCGGACCTCTCTACCCGTTGTATGTCAACTTTGCCAAGTTCtatgaagaaggaggaagcaAGGACGACAATGGTGAGCCAAAGAATGAGCCTGATTTGAAGCAAGCGAGGAAGATCTTTGAGCGGGCGGTCAAAGTGCCTTTCAAGGCGGTTGATGAATTAGCAGAGGTTTGGTGCGAGTGGGCTGAGATGGAGTTGAGAAATGA GAACTACGAGGAAGCGATTAGGTTGATGCAGCGGGCGACAACTGTCCCCAAAAACACGAAAATCAACTATTACGACGAT AACATCCCTCCCCAATCTCGGCTTTTCAAGTCCCTCAAACTATGGTCCTACTATTCTGACCTTGAAGAGTCTATTGGGACTGTTGAATCAACCAAGGCAGTGTACGACAAGATTATGGAGCTGAAAATCGCCAACGCCCAAGTCATTGTCAATTATGCCACGTTCTTGGAAGAGAACAAGTACTTTGAGGAAAGTTTCAAGGTGTACGAACGGGGAATAGAATTGTTCCACTTCCCCATCGCTTTCGAGATCTGGAATATTTACCTCTCCAAGTTTGTTAAGCGTTACGGCGGCAAGAAGCTCGAACGTGCACGAGACCTGTTTGAACAAGCCCTCGAAAACTGCCCTGAAAAGTTCTGCAAGCCTCTCTACCTCATGTACGCCAAGCTAGAGGAAGAGCACGGTCTTGCCAAGCGCGCAATGGGTATCTACGACCGTGCTGCGTCAACCGTTCAAGATTCCGACAAGTTCGAGATGTACACCATCTACATCGCCAAAGCTACTGCCAACTTTGGTCTTCCTGCCACACGACCAATTTACGAGCGGGCCCTCGAATCTTTGCCCGACAAGCAGACTGCGGAAATGTGTCGACGGTTCGCGAGAATGGAGAGGAAGTTGGGTGAGATTGATAGAGCAAGGGCGATCTATGCGCATGCGAGCCAATTCTGTGATCCCAGAATTGAGCCCGAATTCTGGCAAGAATGGAATGACTTCGAGA TCGACACTGGATCTGAAGATACATTCCGAGAAATGCTCCGTATCAAACGAGCCGTCCAAGCGTCTTTCAACACCGAGACATCGTTCATTGCTGCCCAGGCTGCTGCCGCGTCCAAAGGTACTGAGAAGCCTACTGATGCTTCAGCTCAGGAAGCCCAGGAGGCGGCCGATCCTATGGCTGCGATGGAGCGTGAATTGAACACCGTTGGTGCTGATGGCGCAAGAAAGGGTGGAGCGCCGGCTTTTGTTGCGAGTACATTAAACAAGACCAATGTCAACGGAATTGATGaagaggggaaagaagCAGGTGAAGTTGCGAACCCTGATGCGATCGTcatggatgaggatgagttCTAA